A stretch of Procambarus clarkii isolate CNS0578487 chromosome 20, FALCON_Pclarkii_2.0, whole genome shotgun sequence DNA encodes these proteins:
- the LOC138366810 gene encoding uncharacterized protein, whose translation MYTGSCNKVNMYTGSCNKVNMYTCSCNKVNMYTGSCNKVNMYTCSCNKVNMYTGSCNKVNMYTGSCNKVNMYTCSCNKVNMYTGSCNKVNMYTCSCNKVNMYTGSCNKVNMYTGSCNKVNMYTCSCNKVNMYTCSCNKVNMYTGSCNKVNMYTCSCNKVNMYTGSCNKVNMYTGSCNKVNMYTGSCNKVNMYTGSCNKVNMYTGSCNKVNMYTCSCNKVNMYTGSCNKVNMYTGSCNKVNIMCP comes from the coding sequence ATGTACACAGGCAGCTGTAATAAGGTCAATATGTACACAGGCAGCTGTAATAAGGTCAACATGTACACATGCAGCTGTAATAAGGTCAACATGTACACAGGCAGCTGTAATAAGGTTAACATGTACACATGCAGCTGTAATAAGGTCAACATGTACACAGGCAGCTGTAATAAGGTCAACATGTACACAGGCAGCTGTAATAAGGTCAACATGTACACATGCAGCTGTAATAAGGTCAACATGTACACAGGCAGCTGTAATAAGGTCAACATGTACACATGCAGCTGTAATAAGGTCAACATGTACACAGGCAGCTGTAATAAGGTCAACATGTACACAGGCAGCTGTAATAAGGTCAACATGTACACATGCAGCTGTAATAAGGTCAACATGTACACATGCAGCTGTAATAAGGTCAACATGTACACAGGCAGCTGTAATAAGGTCAACATGTACACATGCAGCTGTAATAAGGTCAACATGTACACAGGCAGCTGTAATAAGGTCAACATGTACACAGGCAGCTGTAATAAGGTCAACATGTACACAGGCAGCTGTAATAAGGTCAACATGTACACAGGCAGCTGTAATAAGGTCAACATGTACACAGGCAGCTGTAATAAGGTCAATATGTACACATGCAGCTGTAATAAGGTCAACATGTACACAGGCAGCTGTAATAAGGTCAATATGTACACAGGCAGTTGTAATAAGGTCAATATAATGTGTCCTTAA